Within the Catalinimonas niigatensis genome, the region TATTACCCTGTAACGAAAGAAGGAAGTTATACTACGGTAGGTATGAAGTTCATCTTTGCTGACGACTCCAAGTCTGACATGGAAGCTTACTTTGGCGAAGGCTTTGATGAGCTGACTACTGAGCTTACTAAGTTTACTGAAAGCCTTCAGGAATAAGAGATCAACATTGACTTACTATAAAGCCACTTCTTAGGGAGTGGTTTTTTTTATTTGGCAACAACTCTAAAATAGGATGCTCCATAGCCTCCCCACACCCCAATCGCATCTCCCTGAATATTAGATAACACCCTGTTTCCAGAAGCAGCAAGAGGATTTTTTGAGGCATATAGTTCTCTTTCCAGGCTTTTCCAGTACTGAAAATGAGCTGCATCCAAAGTACAAAATTTCACCATCACTGTATCTCCTGTATTGAAATACAGGTCATCAGTAATCTGGCTCAGGGATTCAGCACCTCTGAGTAAAGCAAAGTCCACTGTTTCACCGTTAAAAACCTCATCACTCAGTGCTGAAAGATAGACAGGAATAAATCCCTTGTCCTTTCCCATACGTTGTGTAAAAATCCTGTACTGGTTACTTTCATCTGCGGGATCAGAAAAGCGCGCCCAAACCTGGCCCAGCGTATCATTGCCGGATAAATTTTCAAACCAAAGGCTGTCTAAGGAAGCTCTTACTGGGATGCTTGTCTCAGCAGTATACATTCTACCTCTGGATTCTATTTTAAGGGAATATTTTTTTCCTACTTCTCCTTTTATTTCATTGCCTTCGTACACATAGCTCGGAAAAAAAGCATCTTTTTTCTTTAAAGTTAAAATTTCTTCCATCTCTCCATCGCTCACACTTACCTTCGCGGTAGTGATCACCGAGCGTCGCATAGCAGCCGAGTCTACCGGATCAAAATATGCTGCACTTTCTGTCAGTATCACTGTAGGATATCTACCTTGTTCAATCCATCCCTCTACGACCAGCTTTGGTGTATATGGAGGTAGCTCCACTGAAATATCCTGTTCGC harbors:
- a CDS encoding DUF4249 domain-containing protein — its product is MKNIFILTGLIFILMIAFLTSCEQDISVELPPYTPKLVVEGWIEQGRYPTVILTESAAYFDPVDSAAMRRSVITTAKVSVSDGEMEEILTLKKKDAFFPSYVYEGNEIKGEVGKKYSLKIESRGRMYTAETSIPVRASLDSLWFENLSGNDTLGQVWARFSDPADESNQYRIFTQRMGKDKGFIPVYLSALSDEVFNGETVDFALLRGAESLSQITDDLYFNTGDTVMVKFCTLDAAHFQYWKSLERELYASKNPLAASGNRVLSNIQGDAIGVWGGYGASYFRVVAK